tcattgacagtCCAAATTTCAAATGGCATAGCTGGCATGGTTGGATCATTTTTCACTGTCGTTGAACAAAATCAAAAGGATTGGTCATCTATCACAGTCAATGAGGATAACGGACCATGGTGATGAGCACATGGTCAAATATGGCTGgtcatttttcatatttcttaataaaaGGTCCATAGTACAAattcaaaaatgtaaacacttgACATTGTAGAGCTCAGTTTTGGATTTGGTGCCTAAAGGTCAATGCAAAGGTATCAATGAACAGAGTGATTGTGAGCTCAAACTGATGGGACACCTATCATGGACAGTGACTTAAGCAAGACATGGTTAATTTCACGGCTGTCTACAGGTGTAAGCTGCTAGCCGAGCTAGTGGAGGACCAGAAAGCGTCGACGGAGATCTCCCGCTTGGAGGACGAATTTCGCCGTCTGTCGGAGGAAAACCGCACGCTGGTGACGAAGCATGGCGAGCGGTCGCAGCAACTGCAGCGACTACGCCGACCCGATTCATCATGACTGGAAACTAACATATTTTGTTTGGTTTGAAAACCCTCACACAAAACAGATGTTATCCTTTTCGTATTTCTACGACGATGGCGACAATCTTTGTGGGAGTTTAACATGCGCCGAGGTTGTCTGAGGTGCTGACATGTGGTCCAATGTGGAGTTTTGAGTTTGCTACCCggtacattaaaaaacaacgtTTGATTCAGGCCCAGGTTATGTGCGACATGAGTACATTGCACTTGacaaactgtgttttttttttttaactaagtcGTAATGGGCAGCCTCTCATTTGGGAGTTTTCTTACACAAGAAGAAAGACATCACGATTGGTCGCCCAGTGAAGTGATTGGAAGCATTGATGTATGCAAGCCCAAACACACAAGAGCAATCTCTGAATAAAGACAACTTTATTCCAACATGTGCATGcttatagtcttttttttcactggaAAGAGGAAGTTGATTTCAAACAGTCACCTGATTGGTCACTGGGGTGCACACCACACGCACTTCTGCTTTTGGCAACACAATGAAATGTTTCATATCATGTGTATTGTTCAGTTCTTTAGGTACACATACACGTTCTTTAGGTACACATTTGGCACGTAATTCAAATTCCAAGATTTGGCTGGGTAGCATTTGGATGTTATATTTAGTTTACAGCCAATGCataatacaaaattaaacaagaaataacattaaaagtAGTCAAGCATAAAAATTTACCCCGCAAACTATTGATTCCATCATTAaacaatgacatattttaaaaaaataaccaattgGGATATAAATTATTAAGATGTCAAATTTAAACAGAAAGCAAGTGTTGTCGAACGGTAGGGAGGGCGGTGATGTGTTCGACGGGAAAACGCTTGCTCATCTTTTATCAGCATGAGTCAGCGCTGTcgcaacatacacacacaagcacacacgcacacacacacacgcacacacacacgcgcaagCGCGTGCGCTCACCCCTGCACACTTTGACAGATGCGTGTGTGACGCTCGCTCAAAGCTTGTTTCCAAGTCGTCCAAACCACCAAAGAACTCCGACGAGGCTTCGCACAGGTAAACTTTTCGTACGATTTTCATCATTTGGCACCATTCTGAAAGTTTTCGTGACGTCAAATGTCGTTTTACCTAGATGCCCTCGTACACTTACGCGTGTGCGGCGCACCCGGAGCGCGTGCTTGAGCGCCTGGACGAACTCCGCCTGCGTGGCCTGCTATGTGACGTCACCGTACAGGTAGACGGTTACCGTTTCCCCGCCCACCGCGCCGTGCTTGCCTCTTGCAGCGACTACTTCGCCGTAAGAGTCCACCGTCATGACGATGATGTCATACTACCACCTGAGGTGAGAGCTGCTTGACGGTGACGTCAACAATGTCCACAGTGCGCTCACTGAGCCTTTTCATTAGGTAccccttcaaaatatatatatacatttgcatCGGGGATTGTAGTGGGCTTACCTCATGAAAGCCATATATTTATATGTCGATATAACTTTACTCAGTGTCACTGAGTATAGTAGACGTCTAATCGTGTGTCTCCAGAAaacttcaaatcaaatcaatcaatcaatcaattttcCAAAATCTAAAATTCAATACAAACCTTTACATTTCTTCATCACTATAAGATGATCAATCTATCTAAATATTGCAAAAGTATCAATACAGTTATTTATTTGCTCACAGGTCAACAGAAATTAATTTTCGTGCATTACATTTTCTCTCACTACTTTTGACAGtatataaattcattcattattatgAACCACTcgtcctcacaaaggtcacaagggggtgctggaccctatcccagctgactttgggcacgagagtccctgaatcagtggccagcaaATCACAGGGCCCGAGGAGACAAATGACAACCaaccatgctcacactcatgccaaatttagagtgtccaaccaacctaccatgcaAACAAAACTTATAAAAGTATTAAACTACATTTTCCTGTCTCCAAGGTAACCGCAGGTGGGTTCGAGCCCCTTCTCACGTTTGCCTACACGTCTGAGCTGCGCTTTGGTAAACATGACATCCTGGAAATCCGCCAAGCAGCCTCTTCGCTGGGCTTCCGAGACCTAGACCATGGCTGTTTCGACTTCTTGCTCCCTAAATTCAGCTCGGACCTGCCATTGTTGCCATCACAGAGGAAGAAATGCTgtataaagaaagaaaagagtCAAAAAGTGGAAGTGGATGGCAAATCTGTATCGAGGGAAGCAGTTTCACCTGGCTTTCTGGAAGGGAATGATGGCAAGAGGACTACATTCTTGTCCGGACCTTTTGGGGTTGCAGGAGGGCCCAAATATCGCAAATTTCAGCTGGCTTGTGAAAAAGAGACACCCCAGAAAAATCCTGAATGTCAGGAGACCtttggagaagaaaaacagaCAGCGGGTATCAAGTTTAACGTTGGTCCCGATCTGGACACTGAAATTGTCAGGCGTGGAGATGCAACTGATCCTCCACTAACTGTCAACAGCGATTTTGACAGCATAGACAAATGTTCCAGATCGGAATCAGGCTTCCTAAAAAAGGACACATTCTCAGATGACGAAGAACAACCACGGAGAAGGATCTCGGATGTTCCCAAGTTAGTACGAGTTACTAAGCAAAAAGATGAAGGTCACAAAGACAGTGAACCAGGGATAAGATTAATTGAAGGTGCCACTCAGAATGCGGAAGTTTCCAGAAACCAGTGCAGAGCGAGTAATGCCAGATTTGATACAAGCTCCTCTTATCAAAAACTTCTCACTAAAGATGAAACAATCTTTTCTGGTGATCCAGAGCAAGTTCCAGATATCATTTGGAAACATCAAGTTTTGGATTCACCCAAAGATTCGAGACTTGGCAACAGTTTTGAGTCTCACCAAAACTTGAAGAAAGAAGGAACAGGAATGGCATTGTTTGTTGATCCCGATCTTGATGCAGGTTCCACTTGGGATATCAACACCCCTGG
This portion of the Stigmatopora nigra isolate UIUO_SnigA chromosome 19, RoL_Snig_1.1, whole genome shotgun sequence genome encodes:
- the LOC144212435 gene encoding transcription regulator protein BACH2-like isoform X1 yields the protein MPSYTYACAAHPERVLERLDELRLRGLLCDVTVQVDGYRFPAHRAVLASCSDYFAVRVHRHDDDVILPPEVTAGGFEPLLTFAYTSELRFGKHDILEIRQAASSLGFRDLDHGCFDFLLPKFSSDLPLLPSQRKKCCIKKEKSQKVEVDGKSVSREAVSPGFLEGNDGKRTTFLSGPFGVAGGPKYRKFQLACEKETPQKNPECQETFGEEKQTAGIKFNVGPDLDTEIVRRGDATDPPLTVNSDFDSIDKCSRSESGFLKKDTFSDDEEQPRRRISDVPKLVRVTKQKDEGHKDSEPGIRLIEGATQNAEVSRNQCRASNARFDTSSSYQKLLTKDETIFSGDPEQVPDIIWKHQVLDSPKDSRLGNSFESHQNLKKEGTGMALFVDPDLDAGSTWDINTPGTSSGFNSTDVCSWSNSGMFDEDTSAKDDKHRPWKNLSCPTKKVEGLGGLSEEGACFRGNDIRDNLVTYSGSDVAQFHENITEREVVPATRFSTLPDVSLKSEPAQPGPSHQNRVSIDLNSPFLTRNQDPEQGTPLWKGGTLSESEGASQSGFSSFNSGEDGDSETDGDRDWCPRERARQVDLPFSVDFVIRMNRVDLQNMLGQHTLTRQQLDLIHDVRRRGKNRLAAQRCRKRKLECIANLQEEIDKLKCEREKLLEEQNHLRHLKTSTRLGVMALKRRVYYTEGQELHPRCPLVSYMDALPLMDNSSGADETQEWSQDM
- the LOC144212435 gene encoding transcription regulator protein BACH2-like isoform X2, with translation MPSYTYACAAHPERVLERLDELRLRGLLCDVTVQVDGYRFPAHRAVLASCSDYFAVRVHRHDDDVILPPEVTAGGFEPLLTFAYTSELRFGKHDILEIRQAASSLGFRDLDHGCFDFLLPKFSSDLPLLPSQRKKCCIKKEKSQKVEVDGKSVSREAVSPGFLEGNDGKRTTFLSGPFGVAGGPKYRKFQLACEKETPQKNPECQETFGEEKQTAGIKFNVGPDLDTEIVRRGDATDPPLTVNSDFDSIDKCSRSESGFLKKDTFSDDEEQPRRRISDVPKLVRVTKQKDEGHKDSEPGIRLIEGATQNAEVSRNQCRASNARFDTSSSYQKLLTKDETIFSGDPEQVPDIIWKHQVLDSPKDSRLGNSFESHQNLKKEGTGMALFVDPDLDAGSTWDINTPGTSSGFNSTDVCSWSNSGMFDEDTSAKDDKHRPWKNLSCPTKKVEGLGGLSEEGACFRGNDIRDNLVTYSGSDVAQFHENITEREVVPATRFSTLPDVSLKSEPAQPGPSHQNRVSIDLNSPFLTRNQDPEQGTPLWKGGTLSESEGASQSGFSSFNSGEDGDSETDGDRDWCPRERARQVDLPFSVDFVIRMNRVDLQNMLGQHTLTRQQLDLIHDVRRRGKNRLAAQRCRKRKLECIANLQEEIDKLCEREKLLEEQNHLRHLKTSTRLGVMALKRRVYYTEGQELHPRCPLVSYMDALPLMDNSSGADETQEWSQDM